One Etheostoma spectabile isolate EspeVRDwgs_2016 unplaced genomic scaffold, UIUC_Espe_1.0 scaffold00001218, whole genome shotgun sequence DNA window includes the following coding sequences:
- the LOC116674862 gene encoding LOW QUALITY PROTEIN: protein NLRC3-like (The sequence of the model RefSeq protein was modified relative to this genomic sequence to represent the inferred CDS: inserted 2 bases in 1 codon) — protein sequence MKSDGSMGEPLCFKDGRHSVDQRVDQESSEGPSGQPAQQHQTLLDSIFMLLEDDIVTFVKNELQKIQKVLSPSYPECLKSEREDEEVLNCEDEEQRRSSREAFLKITLHFLRRMKQEELADRLQSRSHCGVCKRKLKSNQQKTFQCMFEGIAKEGNPTLLNQMFTEIYLMKGGAAEVNDEHEVRQSETASWKPDRPETTIRQEDIFKAPPGRDEPVRTMMTKGVAGIGKTVLTQKFTLDWAEGKANQDIQFIFPFTFRELNVLKERKFSLVELVDYFFSETKEAGICRFEEVVFIFDGLDECRLPLDFLNTEILTDVIESSSVDVLLTNLIKGKLLPSAHLWITTRPAAANQIPPGCVDMVTDIRGFTDPQKEEYFRKRFRDEQQASRIISHIKKSRSLYIMCHIPVFCWITATVLEDMLETREGGDLPKTLTEMYIHFLVVQAKVKNIKYDGGAETGPHWSPENRKMIESLGKLAFEQLQKGNLIFYESDLTECGIDIRAASVCSGVFTQIFKEESGLYQDKVFSFVHLSVQEFLAALHVHLTFINSGVNLLAEEQKNSKLSRVFRDKTSFYQSAVDKALQSPNGHLDLXFLLGLSLQTNQSLLRGLLTQKGSSSKTNQKTVEYIKKKISENLSAERSINLFHCLNELNDGSLVEEIQQSLSSGSLSTDKLSPAQWSALVFILLSSEDDLDVFDLKKYSASEEALLRLLPVVKASNKALLSGCYLSERSCEALSSVLTSQFSSLRELDLSNNNLQDSGLELVSPGLNSPHCTLETLRLSGCNLSERSCEALPSVLSSQSPSLRELDLSNNNLQDSGVELVSAGLKSPHCRLETLSLSGCLVSEEGCTSLLSALRSNPSHLRVLDLSYNHPGDSGVKLLSAGLKDPHWRLDTLRTDHGGPQRLRPGLRKYVCELELDTNTLHRGLKLSDNNRKVTYLGEDQSYPDHPERFECWPQLLCRDGLTGRCYWEVQRRGWVSIAVSYRGIRRRGSSKDCVFGYNDQSWSLICYDDRYSVGHNNLVTDLTSSSVSNRVAVYVDVPAGSLSFYTVFSDSLIHLHTFNTTFTQPLYPGFGVCSGSSVSLCPLQD from the exons atgaagagtgacgGGTCTATGGGTGAACCTTTGTGCTTCAAAGATGGACGCCACTCTGTTGATCAAAG AGTGGACCAAGAGAGCTCAGAGGGTCCCAGTGGTCAGCCTGCCCAGCAGCATCAAACCCTCCTGGACTCCATCTTTATG ctgctggaggacgACATTGTCACTTTTGTGAAGAATGAGCTGCAGAAGATCCAGAAGGTTCTGAGTCCAAGTTACCCAGAATGCTTAAAGAGtgagagggaggatgaggaggtgtTGAACTgtgaggatgaagagcagaggaggagcagcagagaggcatttctgaagatcacactgcacttcctgaggagaatgaagcaggaggagctggctgACCGTCTGCAAAGCA GAAGTCATTGTGGAGTTTGTAAGCGTAAACTCAAATCTAACCAGCAGAAGACGTTCCAGTGTAtgtttgaggggattgctaaagAAGGAAACCCAACCCTTCTGaatcagatgttcacagagatctacctcatgaagggaggggctgcagaggTCAATGAtgaacatgaggtcagacagagTGAAACAGCATCctggaaaccagacagaccagaaacaacaatcagacaagaagacatctttaaagccccacctggaagagatgaaccaGTCAGAACCATGATGACAAagggagtggctggcatcgggaaaacagtcttaacacagaagttcactctggactgggctgaaggcaaagccaaccaggacatccagttcatattcccattcaccttcagagagctgaatgtgctgaaagagagaaagttcagcttggtggaacttgttgattacttctttagtgaaaccaaagaagcaggaatcTGCCGGTTTGAAGAGGTTGTgttcatctttgacggtctggatgagtgtcgacttcctctggacttcctcaacactgagatcctgactgatgttaTAGAGTCCAGCTCAGTGGatgtgctgctgacaaacctcatcaagGGGAaactgcttccctctgctcacctctggataaccacacgacctgcagcagccaatcaaatCCCTCCTGGatgtgttgacatggtgacagataTCAGAGGATTCACTGACCCacagaaggaggagtacttcaggaagagattcaGAGATGAGCAGCAGGCCAGCAggatcatctcccacatcaagaaATCAAGAAGCCTCTacatcatgtgccacatcccagtcttctgctggatcactgctacagttctggaggaCATGTTggagaccagagagggaggagatctgcccaagaccctgactgaaATGTACATTcacttcctggtggttcagGCCAAAGTGAAGAACATCAAGTATgatggaggagctgagacagGTCCACACTGGAGTCCAGAGAACAGGAAGATGATcgagtctctgggaaaacttgcttttgagcagctgcagaaagggAACCTAatcttctatgaatcagacctgacagagtgtggcatcgatatcagagcagcttcagtgtgttcaggagtgttcacacagatctttaaagaggagagcggactgtaccaggacaaggtgttcagcttcgtccatctgagtgttcaggagtttctagctgctcttcatgtccatctgactTTCAtcaactctggagtcaacctgctggcagaagaacaaaaaaactccAAGCTGTCTAGAGTCTTCAGAGACAAAACAAGTTTCTACCAGAGTGCTGTGGACAAGGCCTTACAAAGTCcaaatggacacctggactt cttcctcctgggtctttcacTGCAAACAAATCAGAGTCTCCTACGAGGTCTGCTGACACAGAAAGGAAGTAGCTCAAAGACCAATCAGAAAACAGTTGagtacatcaagaagaagatcagtgagaatctgtctgcagagagaagcatcaatctgttccactgtctgaatgaactgaatgatggttctctagtggaggagatccaacagtccctgagttcaggaagtctctccacagataaactgtctcctgctcagtggtcagctctggtcttcatcttactgtcatcagaagacgatctggacgtgtttgacctgaagaaatactctgcttcagaagaagctcttctgaggctgctgccagtggtcaaagcTTCCAACAAAGCTCT ACTGAGTGGCTGttacctgtcagagagaagctgtgaagctctgtcctcagttctcaccTCCCAGttctctagtctgagagagctggacctgagtaacaacaaccttcAGGATTCAGGACTGGAGCTGGTGTCTCCTGGACTAAACAGTCCACACTGTACACTTGAAACTCTCAG ActaagtggctgtaacctgtcagaaagaagctgtgaagctctgccctcagttctcagctcccagtctcCTAGTCtaagagagctggacctgagtaacaacaacctgcaagATTCAGGAGTAGAGCTGGTATCagctggactgaagagtccacactgcagactggaaactctcag tctctCAGGGTGTCTGGtctcagaggaaggctgtaCTTCTCTGTTGTCAGCTCTGcgctccaacccctcccatctgagagtgctggacctgagctacaatcatccaggagactcaggagtgaagctgctgtcagctgGACTTAAGGATCCACACtggagactggacactctcag GACGGACCATGGTGGACCACAGAGACTGAGACCTGGTCTgaggaagt atgtctgtgaactggaactggacacaaacacattacacagaggactcaaactgtctgacaacaacaggaaggtgacataTTTGGGagaggatcagtcatatcctgatcatccagagaggtttgagtgctggcctcagctgctgtgtagagatggtctgactggtcgctgttactgggaggtccagAGGAGAGGATGGGTTTCTATagcagtgagttacagaggaatcagaaggagaggaagcagtaaagactgtgtgtttggatataacgatcagtcctggagtctgATCTGCTATGATGATCGCTACTCTGTCGGTCACAATAACTTAGTAACAGACCTCacgtcctcctctgtctctaacagagtagcagtgtatgtggacgttcctgctggctctctgtccttctacacagtcttctctgactcactgatccacctccacaccttcaacaccacattcactcagcctctctatcctgggtttggggtCTGttctggttcctcagtgtctctgtgtcctctgcaggactga